One genomic segment of Suttonella sp. R2A3 includes these proteins:
- the pheS gene encoding phenylalanine--tRNA ligase subunit alpha: MVSDSSLSTLEQALAQTLQEALQALESAETLEQLDSVKNQYLSKKGVFAQHMQMLGKADPAERPLFGKVINDAKTELQQALTARQTALQEAAMAAQLAAEKIDVTLPGRQSALGGLHPVTLTRRRIEDWFDRLGFAVKEGPEIEDDFHNFEALNIPAHHPARAMQDTFYFDAQTVLRTHTSNVQIRTLENEALPLRFIAPGRVYRSDSDLTHTPMFHQVEGMVIDEHTTFADLKGALIHFLRAFFERDDLAVRFRPSFFPFTEPSAEVDIGFANADGVVDQWLEVLGCGMVHPNVLANVGIDASRYQGYAFGMGIERLAMLRYGVNDLRMFFDNDVRFLRQFAETR; encoded by the coding sequence ATCGTGAGCGATTCTTCTTTGTCGACGCTCGAGCAAGCGCTGGCGCAAACATTACAGGAAGCATTACAGGCTTTAGAATCAGCAGAAACGCTAGAGCAGCTGGATTCGGTTAAAAATCAATATTTATCAAAAAAAGGCGTTTTTGCGCAGCATATGCAGATGCTCGGTAAAGCCGATCCTGCAGAGCGCCCGCTGTTTGGTAAAGTGATCAACGATGCCAAGACTGAGCTACAACAGGCGTTGACTGCGCGACAAACAGCCCTACAAGAAGCGGCAATGGCGGCGCAATTGGCAGCAGAAAAAATCGATGTCACCTTACCAGGAAGACAAAGCGCACTCGGTGGCTTGCATCCGGTGACGCTCACCCGCCGTCGCATTGAAGACTGGTTTGACCGTTTAGGCTTTGCGGTGAAAGAAGGGCCAGAAATCGAAGATGATTTTCATAATTTTGAAGCGTTGAATATCCCTGCGCACCATCCGGCGCGCGCGATGCAAGATACCTTTTATTTTGACGCACAAACTGTGCTGCGTACCCATACTTCAAATGTGCAGATTCGCACCTTGGAAAATGAGGCACTGCCGTTACGTTTTATCGCGCCAGGACGGGTGTATCGCAGCGACTCAGACCTAACCCACACGCCGATGTTTCATCAGGTCGAAGGGATGGTGATTGATGAACACACCACCTTTGCCGATTTAAAAGGCGCACTGATTCACTTTCTACGCGCGTTTTTTGAGCGTGATGATTTGGCGGTACGTTTTCGTCCGTCGTTTTTCCCGTTTACCGAACCTTCTGCTGAAGTCGATATTGGTTTTGCTAACGCCGATGGCGTGGTTGATCAGTGGTTGGAAGTGCTCGGTTGTGGCATGGTGCATCCCAATGTGCTCGCGAACGTCGGCATCGATGCATCGCGCTATCAAGGCTATGCCTTTGGCATGGGAATCGAACGCTTGGCGATGTTGCGCTATGGTGTGAACGATCTGCGCATGTTTTTTGATAACGACGTACGCTTTCTACGTCAATTTGCTGAAACGCGTTAG
- the pheT gene encoding phenylalanine--tRNA ligase subunit beta, with product MRLSIDWLAEYGISCDAETLAHRLTMAGLEVDEVIAAAPAFNKIVIGEVRSLEAHPDADKLRVAQVDVGEEELLQIVCGAPNVAEGAKVPTALIGANLPGDFKIKKSKLRGVASHGMLCSARELGISEDHSGLMILPADAPVGEDIRDYLRLNDTILDIDLTPNRADGFSMRGLAREAAVLLEQEADLTLAQLVDGVNPASISVHNEVPQACPVYLARQIKGIDLTVETPLWLQERLRRLGVRPHDPVVDVTNYVMMSLGAPMHAFDAAKIDGNIVVRFAKAGETLELLNEQRAELADDVLLIADEQKPLAVAGVMGGANSACSETTRDIVLEAAWFDPLVIAGKARRFALASDSAQRFERGVDYTIQQAAMALATQLISEICGGEVYEVVTDQHAEHLPQREKIALRREAIGKRIGRSYDDAQVVDILRRLGCQVADVQFGWSVTPPTWRFDLAIEEDLIEEVVRVNGYDQVEAVVPVLDYRPREAQNNLSSHTEKLLRAGFYEAITYSFIDQDSHQAFFPDAPIIPLQNPISATLAEMRLSLLPGLVNALAYNRNRQQQDLRLFETGKVFIPQGEKAVDCVQETRVAGVMSGREAPEQWSVEPRAIDFYDVKAVVENLLDGRGDYQPTKQHYLHPGKGADVFIDGQYVGCIGALHPALRRSLGIKGSDIWVFELNTAALIDPEVSRFQALNKYPSVRRDLALVLDQSVAAAAIAKVVNDSVGELLADQFFFDQYEGERLGENKKSLALAIVLQDKDKTLQDEEVERIIANLVAQFKRSFNAELR from the coding sequence ATGCGATTAAGTATCGATTGGTTGGCCGAATACGGCATTAGCTGTGACGCAGAAACTTTAGCACACCGCTTAACTATGGCAGGTTTAGAGGTTGATGAGGTTATTGCTGCCGCACCAGCCTTTAATAAGATTGTTATTGGTGAAGTGCGTTCGCTTGAAGCGCATCCCGATGCCGATAAATTGCGCGTGGCGCAGGTTGATGTTGGCGAAGAAGAACTGTTACAAATTGTTTGCGGCGCGCCAAATGTTGCCGAAGGGGCAAAAGTGCCAACTGCACTTATTGGTGCCAATTTGCCTGGTGATTTTAAAATTAAAAAATCCAAACTGCGCGGTGTGGCCTCTCATGGCATGCTTTGTTCAGCACGGGAGTTGGGTATCAGTGAAGACCACAGCGGCTTGATGATTTTGCCGGCTGATGCACCCGTTGGTGAGGATATTCGTGACTATTTACGCCTTAATGACACAATCTTAGATATTGATTTAACCCCCAACCGCGCCGATGGATTTTCGATGCGTGGCTTGGCGCGTGAGGCGGCAGTGCTGCTTGAGCAAGAAGCGGATTTAACCTTGGCACAACTCGTTGATGGGGTAAATCCGGCGAGTATTAGTGTGCACAATGAAGTACCACAGGCGTGCCCTGTCTATCTTGCCCGTCAAATTAAAGGCATTGATCTAACGGTTGAAACGCCACTGTGGCTACAAGAACGCCTACGCCGCTTGGGTGTTCGCCCACATGATCCGGTGGTTGATGTAACAAATTATGTCATGATGAGCCTTGGTGCGCCGATGCATGCGTTTGATGCGGCGAAAATCGACGGTAATATTGTGGTGCGTTTTGCCAAAGCAGGCGAGACACTTGAATTACTTAACGAGCAGCGCGCTGAATTGGCAGACGATGTGTTGCTGATTGCTGATGAGCAAAAACCGTTGGCGGTTGCTGGCGTTATGGGTGGGGCTAATAGTGCCTGCTCAGAGACAACCCGCGATATCGTTTTAGAAGCCGCATGGTTTGATCCGCTGGTGATTGCCGGTAAAGCGCGCCGCTTTGCGCTTGCCAGCGACAGTGCGCAGCGTTTTGAGCGCGGGGTTGATTATACAATTCAGCAAGCGGCGATGGCGCTAGCGACGCAGTTGATTAGCGAGATTTGCGGTGGTGAGGTGTATGAGGTAGTTACTGATCAGCACGCTGAGCACTTACCGCAACGAGAAAAAATTGCTCTGCGCCGTGAGGCGATTGGCAAACGCATCGGTCGCAGCTATGACGACGCGCAAGTTGTTGATATTTTACGGCGCTTAGGTTGTCAGGTGGCCGACGTTCAGTTCGGTTGGTCGGTTACGCCACCGACGTGGCGCTTTGATTTGGCGATTGAAGAAGATTTGATCGAAGAAGTGGTGCGTGTTAATGGATATGATCAAGTTGAAGCAGTTGTGCCAGTGCTCGATTATCGTCCGCGTGAAGCACAGAATAACTTAAGCTCGCATACTGAAAAATTGCTGCGTGCTGGTTTTTATGAAGCGATCACCTATAGCTTTATTGATCAAGACAGTCATCAGGCATTTTTCCCCGATGCACCGATTATCCCACTGCAGAACCCAATCAGCGCCACGCTTGCTGAAATGCGCTTGAGCCTATTGCCGGGGCTGGTTAATGCTTTAGCGTATAACCGCAACCGCCAGCAGCAAGACCTGCGTTTGTTTGAAACCGGTAAAGTCTTTATCCCGCAAGGCGAAAAAGCGGTTGATTGTGTGCAGGAAACCCGCGTTGCTGGGGTGATGAGTGGTCGTGAGGCCCCTGAGCAGTGGTCGGTTGAGCCGCGCGCGATTGATTTTTATGATGTTAAGGCGGTGGTTGAAAACTTGCTCGATGGACGTGGCGACTATCAGCCTACTAAGCAGCATTATTTGCACCCGGGTAAAGGGGCAGATGTGTTTATTGATGGACAGTATGTGGGCTGTATTGGTGCATTGCACCCAGCGCTCCGCCGCAGCCTAGGGATTAAAGGCAGCGATATTTGGGTATTTGAGCTTAATACGGCAGCACTGATAGATCCAGAGGTAAGCCGTTTCCAGGCATTGAATAAATACCCATCGGTACGTCGCGATTTAGCGTTAGTGCTTGATCAATCAGTTGCTGCGGCAGCTATTGCAAAAGTGGTGAATGATTCAGTGGGTGAATTACTCGCCGACCAGTTCTTTTTTGACCAATATGAAGGCGAAAGACTGGGCGAAAATAAGAAAAGTTTAGCACTGGCTATTGTCCTACAAGATAAGGATAAAACCTTGCAAGATGAAGAAGTTGAGCGTATCATTGCCAACCTTGTTGCGCAATTCAAGCGCTCGTTTAACGCAGAATTAAGGTAA
- a CDS encoding integration host factor subunit alpha codes for MTLTKADIVESIIMQIGVERPEAKQIVDDLFEEIRICLAEGEAVKLSGFGNFELREKNQRPGRNPKTGEEIPITARHVVSFKAGQKLKVRVAESKPRA; via the coding sequence ATGACACTAACAAAAGCGGATATCGTTGAATCCATTATCATGCAAATTGGCGTTGAGCGCCCTGAGGCAAAACAGATCGTTGATGATTTGTTTGAAGAAATCCGTATTTGCCTCGCTGAAGGGGAAGCAGTGAAGTTATCAGGGTTTGGTAACTTCGAACTACGCGAGAAAAATCAGCGTCCTGGACGCAACCCGAAAACCGGTGAAGAAATTCCTATTACCGCGCGTCACGTGGTGAGCTTTAAAGCAGGGCAAAAACTCAAAGTACGTGTGGCTGAGAGTAAACCACGCGCTTAA
- a CDS encoding YebC/PmpR family DNA-binding transcriptional regulator, translating into MAGHSKWANIKHKKAKEDAKRGKVFTRLIRELTVAARAGGSDPDSNPRLRLAITKAQAENMPKDTMDRAVKRGAGELDGQQMEEIRYEGYGPGGVAIMVDCLSDNRNRTVGEVRHAFSKAGGNLGTSGSVAFQFEERGVLFFADVADEELILEAALEGGADDVVFDEGSAEVLTTPEAYAETYETLVAAGFEPDDSEVTMRAENLSPVSAEDAEKVLRLIDRLEELDDTQNVYTNADFPEDFNA; encoded by the coding sequence ATGGCAGGCCACAGTAAATGGGCAAATATTAAACATAAAAAAGCCAAAGAGGATGCGAAACGCGGCAAAGTATTTACCCGCTTGATTCGTGAGCTCACGGTCGCTGCACGTGCCGGCGGTTCAGACCCCGACAGCAATCCACGTTTGCGCTTGGCGATCACCAAAGCCCAAGCCGAAAATATGCCTAAAGACACCATGGATCGCGCAGTGAAGCGTGGTGCCGGTGAGCTTGATGGGCAGCAAATGGAAGAAATCCGCTACGAAGGTTATGGTCCGGGCGGTGTGGCGATCATGGTTGATTGCTTGAGCGATAACCGCAACCGTACGGTGGGCGAAGTGCGTCATGCTTTTAGTAAGGCGGGCGGAAATTTAGGTACGTCTGGTTCGGTGGCGTTTCAGTTTGAAGAACGTGGTGTGCTGTTTTTCGCTGACGTTGCTGATGAAGAACTGATCCTTGAAGCGGCCCTTGAAGGGGGTGCTGATGATGTGGTGTTCGATGAAGGCAGCGCAGAAGTGTTAACCACCCCCGAGGCTTATGCTGAGACTTATGAAACTCTGGTTGCTGCAGGATTTGAGCCGGATGATAGCGAAGTGACGATGCGTGCGGAGAATTTATCGCCAGTTTCCGCTGAAGACGCGGAGAAAGTGTTGCGTTTGATCGATCGTCTTGAAGAATTAGATGATACGCAAAATGTGTATACCAACGCTGATTTTCCTGAGGATTTTAACGCCTAA
- the ruvC gene encoding crossover junction endodeoxyribonuclease RuvC — translation MNNTRRILGIDPGSQITGYGIVDLCGNTVRYIDSGCVRLAKEEMPVRLMMIHQAIGELVAQYQPQEFAIESIFVHKNPNSALKLGQARGVAICAAVLAELPVSEYAAKSIKQAVVGQGGADKLQVQHMVKILLNCSGAIQSDAADALAVALTHAHHLQTQHRRQRGGVSSAWEG, via the coding sequence ATGAACAACACACGCCGCATTCTTGGTATTGACCCGGGTTCGCAAATTACCGGTTATGGGATTGTTGATCTGTGTGGTAATACCGTGCGCTATATCGATAGCGGCTGTGTGCGCTTGGCCAAAGAAGAGATGCCGGTGCGTTTGATGATGATCCATCAAGCGATCGGTGAATTGGTGGCGCAATACCAGCCGCAGGAATTTGCCATTGAGTCGATTTTTGTGCATAAAAACCCCAATTCCGCACTCAAGCTCGGGCAAGCACGTGGGGTGGCGATTTGTGCGGCGGTGTTGGCTGAGTTACCGGTGAGCGAATATGCGGCAAAAAGCATCAAGCAGGCGGTGGTCGGACAGGGTGGCGCGGATAAATTGCAGGTGCAACATATGGTGAAAATCTTGCTTAACTGTAGTGGGGCGATTCAAAGCGATGCCGCAGATGCTTTAGCGGTTGCACTGACGCATGCCCATCATTTACAAACCCAACATCGACGGCAACGTGGTGGTGTTAGTAGCGCTTGGGAGGGCTGA